A genomic region of Streptomyces rimosus contains the following coding sequences:
- the trpC gene encoding indole-3-glycerol phosphate synthase TrpC, producing the protein MSVLDEIIEGVRADLAERQARVGLDELKERALKARPAKDGAAALKGDSVTVICEVKRSSPSKGALAAIADPAGLAADYEAGGAAVISVLTEQRKFGGSLADLEAVRARVDIPVLRKDFIVTAYQLWEARAYGADLALLIVAALEQEALVSLIERAESIGLTPLVEVHDEEEAQRAVDAGARVIGVNARNLKTLEVDRGNFARIAPEIPDHIVKIAESGVRGPHDLIAYANEGADAVLVGESLVTGKDPKTAVADLVAAGSHPAIRHGRG; encoded by the coding sequence GTGAGTGTGCTCGACGAGATCATCGAGGGAGTCCGCGCCGACCTCGCCGAGCGGCAGGCGCGCGTCGGCCTCGACGAGCTCAAGGAGCGGGCCCTCAAGGCGCGCCCGGCCAAGGACGGCGCCGCGGCCCTCAAGGGCGACAGCGTCACGGTGATCTGCGAGGTCAAGCGCTCCAGCCCGTCCAAGGGCGCGCTCGCCGCCATCGCCGACCCGGCCGGCCTGGCCGCCGACTACGAAGCGGGCGGCGCGGCCGTCATCTCCGTACTGACCGAGCAGCGCAAGTTCGGCGGCTCGCTCGCCGACCTGGAGGCCGTCCGGGCCCGGGTCGACATCCCCGTCCTGCGCAAGGACTTCATCGTCACCGCCTACCAGCTGTGGGAGGCCCGTGCGTACGGCGCCGACCTGGCGCTGCTGATCGTCGCCGCGCTGGAGCAGGAGGCGCTGGTCTCGCTCATCGAGCGCGCCGAGTCGATCGGCCTGACGCCGCTGGTCGAGGTGCACGACGAGGAGGAGGCGCAGCGCGCCGTGGACGCCGGTGCGCGCGTCATCGGGGTCAACGCCCGCAACCTGAAGACCCTCGAAGTGGACCGTGGGAACTTCGCGCGCATCGCGCCGGAGATCCCCGACCACATCGTCAAGATCGCCGAGTCCGGTGTCCGCGGGCCGCACGACCTGATCGCCTACGCCAACGAGGGCGCCGACGCCGTCCTGGTGGGCGAGTCGCTGGTCACCGGCAAGGACCCGAAGACCGCCGTCGCCGACCTGGTCGCGGCCGGCTCGCACCCCGCCATCCGGCACGGACGGGGCTGA
- the trpM gene encoding tryptophan biosynthesis modulator TrpM, giving the protein MTTARLHRPGPGPLPGPAGVLAAAGAARDPHAALGRGCRPRGCRAPARRVRGRRVRYHIGAEPGQINGRRWRRHGAL; this is encoded by the coding sequence ATGACCACCGCCCGCCTCCACCGCCCCGGCCCGGGACCGCTCCCGGGCCCGGCCGGCGTGCTCGCCGCGGCCGGTGCCGCGCGCGACCCGCACGCGGCGCTGGGGCGCGGGTGCCGGCCGCGCGGCTGCCGCGCGCCGGCGCGCCGGGTGCGCGGGCGGCGGGTCAGGTATCACATCGGCGCGGAGCCGGGCCAGATCAACGGCCGGCGATGGCGTCGTCACGGCGCGCTGTAG
- the trpB gene encoding tryptophan synthase subunit beta produces the protein MSSDFFIPDPDGQVPNAGGYFGDFGGKFIPEALVAAVDEVAAEYEKAKADPAFAAELNDLMVNYTGRPSALTEVPRFAEHAGGARIFLKREDLNHTGSHKINNVLGQALLTKRMGKTRVIAETGAGQHGVATATACALFGLECTIYMGEIDTERQALNVARMRMLGAEVIAVKSGSRTLKDAINEAFRDWVANVDRTHYLFGTVAGPHPFPALVRDFHRVIGVEARRQILERAGRLPDAAVACVGGGSNAIGLFHAFLPDTSVRLVGCEPGGHGVETGEHAATLTEGTPGILHGSRSYVLQDEDGQITEPYSISAGLDYPGIGPEHSYLKDTGRGEYRAVTDDAAMQALRLLSQTEGIIPAIESAHALAGALELGRELGKDGLILVNLSGRGDKDMDTAARYFGLYGAPADDTVEADDTDATDTALGAHDEGTK, from the coding sequence ATGTCTTCTGACTTCTTCATCCCGGACCCGGACGGCCAGGTCCCGAACGCCGGAGGCTACTTCGGTGACTTCGGCGGCAAGTTCATCCCCGAGGCGCTGGTCGCCGCGGTGGACGAGGTGGCCGCCGAGTACGAGAAGGCCAAGGCGGACCCGGCCTTCGCCGCCGAACTCAACGACCTGATGGTCAACTACACCGGGCGGCCCAGCGCCCTGACCGAGGTGCCGCGGTTCGCCGAACACGCCGGCGGCGCCCGGATCTTCCTCAAGCGCGAGGACCTGAACCACACCGGCTCGCACAAGATCAACAACGTGCTGGGGCAGGCGCTGCTCACCAAGCGCATGGGCAAGACCCGCGTCATCGCCGAGACCGGCGCGGGCCAGCACGGCGTGGCCACCGCCACCGCCTGCGCCCTGTTCGGCCTCGAATGCACCATCTACATGGGCGAGATCGACACCGAGCGGCAGGCCCTGAACGTCGCCCGGATGCGGATGCTCGGCGCCGAGGTCATCGCCGTGAAATCCGGCAGCCGCACCCTCAAGGACGCCATCAACGAGGCGTTCCGGGACTGGGTCGCCAACGTCGACCGCACCCACTACCTCTTCGGCACCGTCGCCGGACCGCACCCCTTCCCGGCCCTGGTCCGCGACTTCCACCGGGTCATCGGCGTCGAGGCGCGCCGTCAGATCCTGGAGCGCGCCGGGCGCCTCCCGGACGCCGCGGTGGCCTGCGTCGGCGGCGGCTCGAACGCCATCGGCCTCTTCCACGCGTTCCTCCCGGACACCTCCGTACGGCTCGTCGGCTGCGAACCCGGCGGCCACGGCGTGGAGACCGGCGAGCACGCCGCCACCCTCACCGAGGGCACCCCCGGCATCCTGCACGGCTCCCGCTCCTACGTCCTCCAGGACGAGGACGGGCAGATCACCGAGCCGTACTCGATCTCCGCGGGGCTGGACTACCCGGGCATCGGGCCGGAGCACTCCTACCTCAAGGACACCGGCCGCGGCGAATACCGGGCCGTCACCGACGACGCGGCGATGCAGGCGCTGCGGCTGCTCTCGCAGACCGAGGGCATCATCCCGGCCATCGAGAGCGCCCACGCGCTGGCTGGCGCGCTGGAGCTCGGCCGTGAACTGGGCAAGGACGGGCTGATCCTGGTCAACCTGTCCGGGCGCGGCGACAAGGACATGGACACCGCGGCCCGCTACTTCGGGCTGTACGGGGCGCCCGCCGACGACACGGTGGAGGCCGACGACACCGACGCCACGGACACCGCGCTCGGCGCGCACGACGAGGGGACGAAGTGA
- the trpA gene encoding tryptophan synthase subunit alpha, whose protein sequence is MAGNVRLLSSTLAAAGEENRAALVGYLPAGFPTVDGGVRAVTAMIEGGCDIVEIGLPHSDPVLDGPVIQTADDIALRGGVKIKDVIRTVGEVHAATGAPVLCMTYWNPVDAYGVERFAADLAAAGGAGCILPDLPVEESGVWRAAAEQRGLATVFVVAPSSRDERLAKITEAGSGFVYAASLMGVTGTRESVGREAQDLVRRTRATTELPVCVGLGVSNAEQAAEVAQFADGVIVGSAFVKRLLDAGDDLEAGLAGVRELAGELAAGVRKRG, encoded by the coding sequence ATGGCGGGCAACGTCCGACTGCTCAGCAGCACCCTGGCCGCGGCCGGGGAGGAGAACCGGGCCGCGCTGGTCGGGTACCTGCCGGCCGGCTTCCCGACCGTGGACGGCGGCGTACGGGCCGTCACCGCGATGATCGAGGGCGGCTGCGACATCGTCGAGATCGGGCTGCCGCACAGCGACCCGGTCCTGGACGGCCCGGTCATCCAGACCGCCGACGACATCGCGCTGCGCGGCGGCGTCAAGATCAAGGACGTCATCCGTACGGTCGGCGAGGTGCACGCGGCGACCGGCGCGCCGGTGCTGTGCATGACGTACTGGAACCCGGTGGACGCGTACGGCGTCGAGCGCTTCGCCGCCGACCTGGCCGCGGCGGGTGGTGCCGGCTGCATCCTGCCCGACCTGCCGGTCGAGGAGTCCGGGGTGTGGCGCGCGGCCGCCGAACAGCGCGGCCTGGCCACCGTGTTCGTGGTCGCGCCGAGCAGCCGGGACGAACGCCTGGCGAAGATCACCGAGGCGGGCAGCGGGTTCGTGTACGCGGCCTCGCTGATGGGCGTCACGGGCACCCGCGAGTCGGTCGGCCGCGAAGCGCAGGACCTGGTGCGGCGCACCCGCGCCACCACCGAACTGCCGGTCTGCGTCGGCCTCGGCGTCTCGAACGCCGAACAGGCCGCCGAGGTCGCGCAGTTCGCGGACGGCGTCATCGTCGGGTCGGCCTTCGTCAAGCGGCTGCTGGACGCCGGGGACGATCTGGAAGCCGGCCTCGCGGGCGTCCGCGAGCTGGCGGGCGAACTGGCGGCGGGCGTGCGCAAGCGCGGCTGA
- a CDS encoding DsbA family protein, producing the protein MSQNNQDKKNSARERLQAQREKEKERERRNRQLKVAGAVVVVLAIAGGIGVWAASSGDDDSGSSKVALPKGTQDSDKPAVPVGKKEAPSTLTVWEDFRCPACAQFEKGFRGAVHELEDAGQLKTDYHLATIIDGSMGGKGSVTAANAALCAQDAGRFREYHDVLYENQPPEQQDRFSDKKYLIELAGKVNGLVSDTFTQCVNKGTYTDFVYKSNSAFTNSGHRGTPTVLLNGKNLAEDKNLTPDGLKQKVRDAAKDKRAGGTPGDKPSGAKSGGGTAGSSAGSSAGSSAGNASGHSAGAGTTAGAGHGAGAGQGAGTGHGAGAGTGHSAGAGAGHTGRDTDGRPPAP; encoded by the coding sequence GTGAGCCAGAACAATCAAGACAAAAAGAACAGCGCCCGTGAACGGCTGCAGGCCCAGCGCGAGAAGGAGAAGGAACGCGAGCGCCGCAATCGGCAGCTGAAGGTCGCCGGAGCCGTGGTGGTGGTGCTGGCCATCGCCGGCGGCATCGGCGTATGGGCGGCCTCCTCGGGCGACGACGACTCCGGCAGCAGCAAGGTGGCCCTGCCCAAGGGCACGCAGGACAGCGACAAGCCCGCGGTGCCGGTCGGCAAGAAGGAGGCCCCGTCCACGCTCACCGTGTGGGAGGACTTCCGCTGCCCCGCGTGCGCCCAGTTCGAGAAGGGCTTCCGCGGCGCCGTCCACGAACTGGAGGACGCCGGGCAGCTCAAGACCGACTACCACCTCGCGACGATCATCGACGGCAGCATGGGCGGCAAGGGGTCGGTCACCGCCGCCAACGCCGCGCTCTGCGCCCAGGACGCGGGCCGCTTCCGCGAATACCACGACGTGCTCTACGAGAACCAGCCGCCGGAGCAGCAGGACCGGTTCTCGGACAAGAAGTACCTGATCGAGCTGGCCGGGAAGGTGAACGGGCTGGTCAGCGACACCTTCACGCAGTGCGTCAACAAGGGCACCTACACGGACTTCGTGTACAAGTCCAACTCCGCCTTCACCAACTCCGGCCACCGCGGTACCCCGACCGTCCTGCTCAACGGCAAGAACCTCGCGGAGGACAAGAACCTCACCCCCGACGGGCTCAAGCAGAAGGTCCGGGACGCCGCCAAGGACAAGAGGGCGGGCGGCACGCCCGGGGACAAGCCGTCCGGCGCGAAGTCCGGCGGCGGCACGGCGGGCTCCTCCGCAGGTTCCTCGGCGGGCTCCTCGGCGGGCAACGCGTCCGGGCACTCCGCGGGCGCGGGGACGACTGCCGGAGCGGGGCATGGTGCCGGGGCGGGCCAGGGTGCCGGAACCGGGCATGGCGCCGGGGCCGGTACGGGGCACAGTGCCGGGGCCGGTGCCGGGCACACCGGGAGGGACACGGACGGCCGGCCCCCGGCTCCGTGA
- the lgt gene encoding prolipoprotein diacylglyceryl transferase, giving the protein MDLAFIPSPSTGVVHLGPIPLRGYAFCIIIGVFVGVWLGNKRWIQRGGRSGTVADIAVWAVPFGLVGGRLYHVITTYEPYFGKGGHPLNAFKVWEGGLGIWGAVALGAVGAWIGCRRRGIPLPAYMDALAPGLALGQAIGRWGNWFNQELYGRATDLPWALKISDDPSVGRIGGTYHPTFLYESLWCIGVALLVIWADKRFKLGHGRAFALYVASYCAGRAWIEYMRVDEAHHILGLRLNVWTALIGLVLSIVYIVISAKKVPGREEVVEPGAQDAVTDGAAADGKDTDASADTDAKAAQSAGEKNPKEAGASKDADGDKESVANGAAKLTKDAGSGSRSGKES; this is encoded by the coding sequence ATGGACCTCGCATTCATTCCCAGCCCCTCGACGGGTGTCGTACACCTCGGCCCGATTCCCCTGCGCGGCTACGCCTTCTGCATCATCATCGGCGTCTTCGTCGGCGTCTGGCTCGGCAACAAGCGCTGGATCCAGCGCGGCGGCCGCTCCGGGACGGTCGCGGACATCGCCGTGTGGGCCGTGCCCTTCGGGCTCGTCGGAGGCCGCCTCTACCACGTCATCACGACGTACGAGCCGTACTTCGGCAAGGGCGGCCACCCCCTCAACGCCTTCAAGGTCTGGGAGGGCGGCCTCGGGATCTGGGGCGCCGTCGCGCTCGGCGCGGTGGGCGCCTGGATCGGCTGCCGCCGCCGCGGCATCCCGCTGCCCGCGTACATGGACGCGCTGGCGCCGGGCCTCGCCCTGGGCCAGGCGATCGGCCGCTGGGGCAACTGGTTCAACCAGGAGCTGTACGGCCGCGCCACCGACCTCCCGTGGGCGCTCAAGATCAGCGACGACCCGTCCGTCGGCCGGATCGGCGGCACCTACCACCCGACGTTCCTGTACGAGTCGCTGTGGTGCATCGGTGTCGCGCTGCTCGTGATCTGGGCCGACAAGCGCTTCAAGCTGGGACACGGACGGGCCTTCGCGCTGTACGTGGCGTCCTACTGCGCCGGCCGCGCCTGGATCGAGTACATGCGGGTCGACGAGGCCCACCACATCCTGGGCCTGCGCCTGAACGTGTGGACCGCGCTCATCGGCCTCGTGCTGTCCATCGTCTACATCGTCATCTCGGCGAAGAAGGTGCCGGGCCGCGAGGAGGTCGTCGAGCCGGGGGCGCAGGACGCGGTCACGGACGGCGCGGCGGCGGACGGCAAGGACACGGACGCGAGCGCGGATACGGATGCCAAGGCCGCCCAGAGCGCAGGGGAGAAGAACCCCAAGGAAGCCGGGGCCTCCAAGGACGCGGACGGCGACAAGGAAAGCGTGGCCAATGGCGCCGCGAAGCTGACGAAGGACGCCGGGTCCGGGAGCCGGAGCGGCAAGGAGTCCTGA
- a CDS encoding HpcH/HpaI aldolase/citrate lyase family protein produces MTATAAPSPAPAAVVPPLTWLYVPGDRPAVVTKALASGADAVVIDLEDAVADDRKSYALRATAELLTEPRPVGPGPAPAIHVRVNALTGPRAVTEIRTLAGLPALAGLRLPKVSGAADIRRAAAWAAADRAGHAVPPLYALLESALGVENAFAVATAHPALCGLSLGEADLRAELGLRDEDGLGWARGRTVIAARAAGLPPPPQSVFPDIRDTAALALSCARGRALGFLGRAALHPRQLPVIERAYLPTAEEVERARETVRAAAGRPGACALPDGRFVDPAVVAAAHRTLALADRRPRCAVDHRPPYEVDHRPPYEAAP; encoded by the coding sequence ATGACCGCCACCGCCGCCCCCTCCCCTGCCCCGGCCGCCGTCGTCCCGCCGCTGACCTGGCTGTATGTGCCGGGTGACCGCCCGGCGGTGGTCACCAAGGCGCTGGCCTCCGGGGCCGACGCGGTGGTGATCGACCTGGAGGACGCGGTCGCCGACGACCGCAAGTCCTACGCCCTGCGGGCCACCGCCGAACTCCTCACCGAACCGCGTCCCGTCGGCCCCGGCCCGGCCCCGGCGATCCACGTCCGGGTCAACGCGCTCACCGGCCCGCGCGCCGTGACGGAGATCCGGACGCTCGCGGGGCTGCCCGCCCTGGCCGGACTGCGGCTGCCCAAGGTGAGCGGGGCCGCCGACATCCGCCGTGCCGCGGCCTGGGCCGCGGCGGACCGTGCCGGTCACGCGGTGCCTCCGCTGTACGCGCTGCTCGAATCCGCCCTCGGCGTGGAGAACGCCTTCGCCGTCGCCACCGCGCACCCGGCGCTGTGCGGGCTGTCCCTGGGCGAGGCCGACCTGCGGGCCGAGCTGGGCCTACGGGACGAGGACGGACTCGGCTGGGCCCGCGGCCGTACGGTCATCGCCGCCCGCGCGGCCGGGCTGCCGCCTCCGCCGCAGTCCGTGTTCCCCGACATACGCGACACGGCGGCGCTGGCGCTCTCGTGCGCGCGGGGCCGGGCCCTGGGCTTCCTCGGCCGCGCCGCGCTGCACCCGCGCCAGCTCCCGGTCATCGAGCGGGCCTATCTGCCCACCGCCGAGGAGGTCGAACGGGCCCGGGAGACGGTACGGGCGGCGGCCGGTCGGCCCGGTGCCTGCGCCCTCCCGGACGGCCGCTTCGTCGATCCCGCGGTGGTCGCCGCCGCCCACCGCACCCTCGCGCTGGCGGACCGCCGGCCCCGGTGCGCGGTGGATCACCGACCACCCTACGAGGTCGATCACCGACCACCGTACGAGGCCGCCCCGTGA
- a CDS encoding CaiB/BaiF CoA transferase family protein: MTANARTAMQPPPPDNRPSTATIHESQAPGTGPLTGLRVLDLATLFAGPLAATLLGDFGAEVIKVEHPRRPDPSRGHGPAKDGVGLWWKLLGRNKKTVTLDLASPGGRDVLLGLAATADVVIENFRPGTLEKWGLGPAELAAANPGLVLARVTGFGQFGPYAHRPGFGTLAEAMSGFAALTGEPDGPPTLPPFGLADSVAALTTAYAVMAALRGRESTGRGQVVDLAIIEPMLTVLGAQPVWYDQLGHVQPRTGNRSANSAPRNTYRTADGAWLAVSAASRSVAERLLRLVGRPEFTAEPWFATGAGRARHADELDAAVGGWIARHGRDEVVAAFERAEAAVAPVCDIRGVMENEQYRALDSITEVPDDELGTIRMQNVLFRLSATPGAIRWAGRPHGADTDAVLSGLLGLSAERIAALRADGAV, translated from the coding sequence ATGACCGCGAACGCGAGGACCGCCATGCAGCCACCACCACCCGACAACCGCCCGTCCACCGCCACCATCCACGAGTCCCAGGCCCCCGGCACCGGCCCCCTGACCGGCCTCCGTGTGCTCGACCTGGCCACCCTCTTCGCCGGGCCGCTGGCCGCCACGCTGCTCGGGGACTTCGGGGCCGAGGTCATCAAGGTCGAGCACCCACGGCGGCCCGATCCGTCGCGCGGCCACGGCCCCGCCAAGGACGGCGTCGGGCTGTGGTGGAAGCTGCTCGGCCGCAACAAGAAGACGGTCACGCTCGACCTCGCCTCGCCGGGCGGCCGGGACGTCCTGCTCGGCCTGGCCGCCACCGCCGATGTGGTGATCGAGAACTTCCGCCCCGGCACCCTGGAGAAGTGGGGCCTGGGCCCGGCCGAGCTGGCCGCCGCCAATCCGGGGCTGGTGCTGGCCCGGGTCACCGGGTTCGGGCAGTTCGGGCCGTACGCCCACCGCCCCGGCTTCGGCACCCTCGCCGAGGCGATGAGCGGGTTCGCCGCGCTGACCGGCGAGCCGGACGGGCCACCGACGCTGCCGCCCTTCGGGCTCGCCGACTCCGTCGCCGCGCTGACCACCGCGTACGCCGTCATGGCCGCGCTGCGCGGACGCGAGTCCACCGGCCGGGGCCAGGTCGTGGACCTGGCGATCATCGAGCCGATGCTGACCGTCCTCGGCGCGCAGCCCGTCTGGTACGACCAGCTCGGCCATGTCCAGCCGCGTACCGGCAACCGCTCCGCCAACAGCGCGCCGCGCAACACCTACCGCACCGCCGACGGCGCCTGGCTCGCCGTCTCCGCCGCCAGCCGGTCCGTGGCGGAGCGGCTGCTGCGCCTGGTCGGCCGCCCGGAGTTCACCGCCGAGCCGTGGTTCGCGACCGGAGCGGGACGGGCGCGGCACGCCGACGAGCTGGACGCGGCGGTGGGCGGCTGGATAGCGCGGCACGGCCGGGACGAGGTGGTGGCCGCGTTCGAGCGGGCCGAGGCGGCGGTGGCGCCGGTCTGCGACATCCGCGGGGTGATGGAGAACGAGCAGTACCGGGCGCTGGATTCGATCACCGAGGTGCCGGACGACGAACTGGGCACGATCCGGATGCAGAACGTTCTCTTCCGCCTCTCCGCGACGCCCGGCGCCATCCGCTGGGCGGGCCGTCCGCACGGCGCGGACACCGACGCGGTGCTGTCCGGTCTGCTCGGCCTGTCCGCGGAGCGGATCGCGGCCCTGCGCGCGGACGGTGCCGTATGA
- a CDS encoding ADP-ribosylglycohydrolase family protein, which produces MARRQPGESPDQRPATLRLTWVQPEDLIGHELRQAAEDGRDASAVEDRWRAAGGHPAPDRAGASARPADPHLRALAVQLMDELAALPSPLADDEPTDLPAIKAACPAWPSLPAPSPTPGHQSLPGSPPAPGPQPAPGPSPTPGHQSQPGSPSAPGFQSPSAPALQPAPASQPTPDPQPAPHSAPGPLAALGPHPSPESLRPRLEAAWLGRAAGCLLGKPVETLPLAGIRALARATGNWPLRDWFTEVGLDPATAARYPWHGHSRATSLAETIDGMPEDDDLDLPVLGLLLLQRYGHGFRTTDVARLWLDELPAGRTFTAERVAYRNLLDGIEPPHTATHRNPFREWIGAQIRADVFGWTRPGDPAGAAEAAWRDATLTHTANGVYGEMFAAATIAAAAGGRTDVHGCLRAGLAVVPERSRLARAVRFGIEAARAEPTGSDAGFADVVDRLHRAYGHLHWVHVVPNAALLAAALTHADGAFPGSVCRVVSGGWDTDSNGATAGSVAGLLAGAPGALPAQWTAPLRNRLTTTVSDLNGIGFDVLAERTAELAVSRTATARTEDT; this is translated from the coding sequence ATGGCCCGCCGGCAGCCGGGCGAGTCCCCGGACCAGCGGCCCGCGACGCTGCGCCTGACCTGGGTGCAGCCCGAGGATCTGATCGGGCACGAACTGCGGCAGGCCGCCGAGGACGGGCGTGACGCGTCGGCGGTCGAGGACCGGTGGCGGGCGGCGGGCGGGCATCCGGCCCCCGACCGGGCCGGTGCCTCCGCCCGCCCGGCGGACCCACACCTGCGCGCCCTGGCCGTGCAGTTGATGGACGAACTCGCCGCGCTCCCCTCCCCGTTGGCCGACGACGAACCCACCGACCTCCCCGCGATCAAAGCAGCCTGCCCCGCCTGGCCCTCCCTGCCCGCTCCCTCGCCCACACCCGGTCACCAGTCCCTACCCGGCTCCCCGCCCGCGCCCGGACCCCAACCTGCTCCCGGCCCCTCGCCCACACCCGGCCACCAGTCCCAGCCCGGCTCCCCGTCCGCGCCCGGTTTCCAATCCCCGTCCGCCCCCGCCCTCCAACCTGCTCCCGCCTCCCAACCCACGCCCGATCCCCAACCCGCCCCCCATTCCGCTCCCGGCCCCCTTGCCGCTCTCGGCCCCCACCCCTCGCCCGAGTCCCTCCGCCCCCGCCTGGAGGCCGCCTGGCTGGGGCGGGCGGCCGGGTGTCTGCTCGGCAAGCCGGTCGAGACGCTGCCGCTGGCCGGCATCCGCGCCCTCGCCCGCGCCACCGGCAACTGGCCGCTGCGCGACTGGTTCACGGAAGTCGGCCTGGACCCGGCCACCGCCGCCCGGTATCCGTGGCACGGCCACAGCCGCGCCACCTCGCTCGCCGAGACCATCGACGGCATGCCCGAGGACGACGACCTCGACCTCCCCGTGCTCGGGCTGCTCCTCCTCCAGCGGTACGGCCACGGCTTCCGCACCACCGACGTGGCCCGGCTCTGGCTCGACGAGCTGCCCGCGGGGCGGACGTTCACCGCGGAGCGCGTCGCGTACCGCAATCTCCTGGACGGCATCGAGCCGCCGCACACCGCGACCCACCGCAATCCGTTCCGGGAGTGGATCGGCGCCCAGATCAGGGCGGACGTCTTCGGCTGGACCCGCCCCGGCGACCCGGCCGGGGCCGCTGAGGCCGCCTGGCGGGACGCGACGCTCACGCACACCGCCAACGGCGTGTACGGCGAGATGTTTGCGGCGGCCACCATCGCCGCTGCGGCGGGCGGCCGTACCGACGTGCACGGCTGTCTGCGGGCCGGGCTCGCCGTCGTACCCGAACGGTCCCGCCTGGCCCGCGCCGTACGGTTCGGCATCGAGGCCGCGCGCGCCGAACCCACCGGGTCGGACGCCGGTTTCGCGGACGTCGTGGACCGGCTGCACCGCGCCTACGGTCACCTCCACTGGGTGCACGTCGTCCCGAACGCGGCCCTGCTCGCCGCCGCCCTCACCCACGCGGACGGCGCCTTCCCCGGCTCCGTGTGCCGGGTGGTGTCCGGCGGCTGGGACACCGACTCGAACGGCGCTACAGCCGGTTCGGTCGCCGGGCTCCTCGCGGGAGCGCCCGGCGCACTGCCCGCCCAATGGACGGCGCCGCTGCGCAACCGGCTCACCACCACCGTCAGCGACCTGAACGGCATCGGCTTCGACGTGCTCGCGGAACGGACGGCGGAACTGGCCGTCAGCCGTACCGCCACCGCGCGGACGGAGGACACCTGA